In Pygocentrus nattereri isolate fPygNat1 chromosome 19, fPygNat1.pri, whole genome shotgun sequence, the sequence ATATCCTTTAGTACATGATATAGTACATAACACATATGAAATATAACAGCAATTACTGATTCCAATCATTTGAACACtaataaaatgagaaaattaACAGTATGATGCTGATATTTACTTATGACTCtcttctttgttttctcttcttATTGTAACCAGCGTTCTGACCTTTGTCccactcttcctcctcctcctcctcctctccatcaacatcatcatcatcatcatcatcatcatcatcatcatcatcgccatgctcctgctttctctcttcctcctgctctcttGCCATGAGTTTCCGGAACACGTCAAACTCCTCCTGAGTCGCCATGGCGATTTTGCTAAGATACGTTTCCTCGGAGATGAGCAGAAAGTCTTTGAGCCGAGGGTTAAGGATCAGCGTCTGGCCCTTCTTGTCAGGCGTTTGGTAGAGTCCTCTGCGCTCCAGGAAACCATGGCGACACTGCAGCTCCTCCATAGAAAGCCGGAAAAGTTTAGCCTTCACCATCTCGGCCTGCAGGCAGCCCATGCGGAAAAATGCATACTGCAATGAGATGAGATGGCAGAGGATAGCAATAATCATAATGAAATACAAAACATAGGTCAACAATCCTGCAGCTCAGagctatatttgtgtgtttCCCTGAGATACACTTttgcataaacataaaaaaaaacccttttattTCACACAAACTACCAGCCATACAACTCCTATAACAGTGGCAGCTTACTATCCAGGGCCCTGTTTGTCCAAAGCATTGCACTGTAGATTTGAGATGAGCGTAAATACTCCAGAAATTAtttagagagaaaagagggagctTGAGTGTGAGTGAAGCAGTGTCTCAAGTAGGCCTGGGTGATAGGGTGATGCAATCGGATATCATCGATGAATGACAAGTAACTTCATAATGATGCTTAAAAGGCGATGATCACCATGTTGGGAAGCTGTCAAGGAACTAAAGGGGACAAATTAACCATTAAACAGCTTGCTAAATATACAGAGAAATCGGAGGTTCAcgttcatttaaaaagtgtgtgggtgtgcgccCCAAGAGTTTGTTAAAAAGTTGCCTGTTATTTCTCTCTGCTACATACTGTAAGCTAGCTTTACCTTGACCATGGCTCTTGCCCTTATactcattttactttttattttacatctaGCTTGAGTGCATTCAACTGTAAATAAATGCCAACATGCTGTGGAACTCCAGTTTGCTTCAGTCTGACTCGCTGCAGAAAAACATCCACATTAAAGTGACTGAGTACTACCTTCAGTCAAGAATCAGAAAAAGGTAACAAAGAAAGTGTTCTGGTGTTTTAGAGGAGTTAAACTACTAAAATTGTGAAAATATAATACTACATGCAAAGGCATCTATAGCTGAATTCCAGAGTGACTCTGCGGTAACAGAGAccaccttttttccccccatgtAAAGCAAATGAGCATGACTTTGGAAATCACTTGCAGTCCGAAGTTTCTTGAGCAAGGGACCGCTAGAAGCATGCGCGTTGACATGAACCTACACCAGATGGACCTTATAAATGCTCATTTGTAGTAACATCTGTTAAAATGGCAGGTGAAGTCGTTTTCAAAAGATGGTAAGTTACTTAGTATTATATTATTGtgatatttattaaaatttttcattaaaacctttaatgtaaaaaaaagtatataaattaaaatagaataaaaaagtaGGTCAAAGCTGCAGTGGACTGCTTGTCCCGGATCATGTAATCAATAATCACAAttttttcaatgaaaatatAGAGCTAATTTTTAGATATTGTGAAGACCTAGTCTGTAGACAGTTCCTTTAATCCTTAGAAGCCAGTGATAATAAAAGCTTTATTTCATATGAATTAGTTCTCTCTCATGAGAgacggcgggcaggtgtgggctctcatagcccctcgactcggtgcctgtatgttggggttttctccggtggacgagagggtagcttccctacgccttcgggttggggaacgggtcctgactgttgtctgtgcttatgcaccgaacagcagttcagagtacccagccttcttagagttcttgggaagggtgcttgaaagtgctcctcctggagactctattgtcctactgggggacttcaacgctcacgtgggcaatgacagtgagacctggaggggtgtgattgggaggaatggcctctctgatctgaacccgagtggtgttcagtttttggacttctgcgcaaaccacaggttgtccatcacgaacaccatgtttgaacacaaggatgtccataagtgcacatggcaccaggacaccctaggccgcagttcaatgactgactttgtagtcgtgtcatcggacttgcggccatgtgttttggacactcgggtaaagagaggagctgagctgtcaactgatcaccacctggtggtgagttggatcaggtggtgggggaagatgccggtcagaccacgcaagcccaaacgtatagtgagggtttgctgggaacgtctagcagaagaacctgtcagattgatcttcaactcacacctccgtcagaactttgaccagatatcgggggaggtgggggacattgactcagaatgggccatgttctgttcctccattgctgaagcggctgactgtagctgtggccgtaaggtagttggtgcctgtcggggcggtaatcctcgaacccggtggtggacaccccaggtgagagatgccgtcaagctgaagaaggagtcctaccgggcatggttggcctgtgggacaccagaggcagctggcaggtatcgacaggccaagcgatctgcggcttcagttgtcgccaaggcaaaaacctgtgtatgggaggagtttggtgaggccttggaaactgactttaagtcggctccgaaaagattctggcaaaccgtcaggcgactcagaaggggaaagcagtgtgccactagcactgtatatagtggagatggtgtgctgctgacttcgactgaagacgtcattgggtggtggaaggaatactttgaggaccttctcaatcccaccgacacgttctccagtgaggaggctgagtctggggacatgggaataggcttgtccattactgaggccgaagtcgctaaggtagttaagaagctccttggtggcaaggctccaggggtggatgagatccgccctgagttcctcaaggctctggatgttgtggggctgtcttggctgacacgccttttcaacattgcgtggacatcgggggcggtgccactggattggcagactggggtggtggtgcctctttttaaaaaaggggaccggagggtgtgttccaactacaggggaatcacactcctcagcctccctggcaaggtctatgcaggggtactggagaagagagtccagcttatagtcgaacctcggatccaggaggaacagtgcgggttccgccctggtcgtggaacactggaccaactcttcaccctctccaggattctggagggttcatgggagtttgcccaaccagtccacatgtgctttgtggatctggagaaggcattcgactgtgttccccggggtattctgtgggaggtgcttcgggagtacggggtacatggctctttgctacgagccattcaggccctgtacaaacaaagctggagtttggttcgcatagccggcagtaagtcagactcgttcccaatgagagttggactccgtcagggctgccctttgtcaccgattctattcataatttttatggatagaatttctaggtgcagtcaagggatggagggtgtccggtttggtgacctcagggtcacatcgctgctgtttgcagatgatgtggtcctattggggacatcaggccgcgaacttcagctttcgctggatcggtttgcagccgagtgtgaagcggctgggatgagaatcagtacctctaaatccgagaccatggttctcaggcggaaaagggtggagagccctctctgggtcggggataggctcttgcctcaagtggaggagttcaagtatctcggggtcttgttcacgagtgatggtacaagggagcgggagattgacaggcggattggtgctgggtcagcagtgatgcgggctctttaccggtctgttgtggtaaagaaagagctgagccataaggcaaggctctcgatttaccggtcgatctactttcccaccctcacctatggtcatgagctttgggtaatgaccgaaagaataagatcgcgaatacaagcggccgaaatgagtttcctccgcagggtgtctggactctcccttagagatagggtgagaagttcagtcatccgggagggactcggagtagagccgctgcttcttcacgtcgagaggagccagctgaggtggttcgggcatctggttaggatgcctcctggacgcctccctcgggaggtgtcacaggcgagtccacatgggaggagaccccggggaagaaccaggacacgctggcgcgactatatcgcccagctggcctgggagcgcctcggaatcccccttggagagctggtggaagtggctggggaaagggaggtctgggcttcattgcttaggatgctgcccccgcgacccgaaccccggagaagcggaagataatggatggatggatggatagttctCTCTCATACTTTGTTATGCAGAGAAATTCagtttaaagaaaatggtttttgTTTAGACTTTGGGGCTGATTTTCTTAGCTAGAACAAGGTCAGTCAGCCAAGCCATGTAACAGACTAAAAGAcagcaaacatgctaaacaaccCCATCATTAATATCTCTGGCCTGAGTTAAAATGCACAATAAAGTGTTAAAATGCACATATCATAAAACTGTAGTACAAAAAACTAAAGAATGTAACTTGAGTGGATAACAAACTcatgcttcaaatgtccatgttttagTCACACCTGCCTGAAGTAGCATCAAATCCAGGCTGAATGTCAGATAGCTCTGTACTCCTTAAACAGCATGTTATGTAAGTTTGAAAATTCTAGCTTCTTCAGCCAAAGAGTGCACTATTCGTCGagtatggatgtggctgaatATCAAATGCCCATGCTTTAGCTATATTATGCACTGCTGGGGAGCAGGAGCCAGTATTTATATTTCTACGTAGTGCACTGTGTatggagcagggagccatttaaGATTTAGCCCAGGCATGGGAAATGGGGCACAGCAtttagcttggtgctaaataagactggaAAGATTAGCATTGTCATTgcagtggtaatttggtgagCTCAAAGTACTTATTATGCAAAGGTTTTcgcattaaacagtgctatgCTATGACGTTCATTAttatatgaaaaaaattaaaaggttAATGAAATGACCACAATATACAGTGATGGAGGAATCAAACCACCTTCTCATTCATCAATCCATGGCTGCTTGGTAAAAAATACCATAGTCTAAATGAATAACGTTTCCTATAcccatttacattgtttattagAAATAATTTTAGGCACTCCACTTCACATCATGCCTAAGAGCACCCTTTGCCATGATAAAATCGCAGTTAAACCTGacctcttgtggcttattgcttaaGTAATTAATGTTTGAATAggatctttttttatttattaatttgcatttaatgaaaaaaatattgctGTTCATACAGTCTTTACTTTGTCCATCAGAAATGaaacacagaatgtaaatcaggTATAAACTTTAATATGCAACTACCTACGTAATTATCTAactttgcatttacatttgagTAATGTAACGTAAAGCTAACATatattaaaatgacttttaagGGTCAACATATGTTGTGACGGCCTTAGTATTGGAAACATGGACCTTCAACCTTAAACGTTAAAAATAATGTAGAACTCCACATACTTGAAACATATACTCCAAACGTGTGTGCTCTTCCTGCACAACGTGAGGGGAGTCTCGGAGGACGTCAGTCACCTGCTGAGTCGTGAATTGGCACTTTTCTCTTAGGAGCCGAGAGACAGCGCTCACTCTCTTCACAGGTAGAGTCAGGATCTGAGGGTAGTGGCTTATCACCCTCTGCAAACTGCCTGATGATAGAAGACCAGAGTTTAGAATCTGCTTAAGCAACATAATAGAAACAAAGACCCAAACACTGCATCAAATATCTGCGTAACACTCGCAATTACACACCCTTCTTACGAAATATACCAATGCATCAATGCTTCTTTTGTTAAAGGTTATCCAACCGTTAGTTCCACAAACAGAAATCAGCCTCTACCAGCGTTACATCTGATAGCATGACTATGTGACTACTCATATCATTCCCCTGACTGCGGGTCACTCgtcaacagcagcagcagcagcagcaatcaTTTTTGTTGGAAGGACTTGCAAGTATTGAAAACATATTGGAAGCAAAGTGCAGAGCTTTTTGTTGTAGTTGTGGGCTACAAAAGTTAACCAGTGTACTGCTTGAAATTCTTTATTAGGTACGAGTTTTGTCATAACTGTTACACTAGTATGCCACAAATAAGCACAAAGCACAGATAACACGATACACAAACAGTTCGTTTAGCTAAAGTCATTGGTGTTTGTcacttttcaaatgaaaaaaagtagCAAACCCTCAAGTGCCTTCTGCCACTGTTCTGTCCAGTTAGTTGTATCTAAAGTAGGCCACTTTGTTTTTAAGGCAGAGGACATATAGATAGGAATGGCTGGACTTTTGGGATTAGTCTGACATGAACACCCGACCGATAAGGACGAACTGTGGACCAGCAG encodes:
- the mterf4 gene encoding transcription termination factor 4, mitochondrial isoform X2, coding for MTAQGCGVTLRILRWTWKRWTLPAKESDTAALVGFCRALCSTPLPPQLIKHPGKELTLRSLAEMGFSETQAEMVYDGAKKHRCKHDAPILVGLFALDLNPTSVVKILEKCPELYAVKGSQLQQRITNLRKLGLHEGSLQRVISHYPQILTLPVKRVSAVSRLLREKCQFTTQQVTDVLRDSPHVVQEEHTRLEYMFQAEMVKAKLFRLSMEELQCRHGFLERRGLYQTPDKKGQTLILNPRLKDFLLISEETYLSKIAMATQEEFDVFRKLMAREQEEERKQEHGDDDDDDDDDDDDDVDGEEEEEEEEWDKGQNAGYNKKRKQRRES
- the mterf4 gene encoding transcription termination factor 4, mitochondrial isoform X3; translation: MLLKQILNSGLLSSGSLQRVISHYPQILTLPVKRVSAVSRLLREKCQFTTQQVTDVLRDSPHVVQEEHTRLEYMFQYAFFRMGCLQAEMVKAKLFRLSMEELQCRHGFLERRGLYQTPDKKGQTLILNPRLKDFLLISEETYLSKIAMATQEEFDVFRKLMAREQEEERKQEHGDDDDDDDDDDDDDVDGEEEEEEEEWDKGQNAGYNKKRKQRRES
- the mterf4 gene encoding transcription termination factor 4, mitochondrial isoform X1, producing the protein MTAQGCGVTLRILRWTWKRWTLPAKESDTAALVGFCRALCSTPLPPQLIKHPGKELTLRSLAEMGFSETQAEMVYDGAKKHRCKHDAPILVGLFALDLNPTSVVKILEKCPELYAVKGSQLQQRITNLRKLGLHEGSLQRVISHYPQILTLPVKRVSAVSRLLREKCQFTTQQVTDVLRDSPHVVQEEHTRLEYMFQYAFFRMGCLQAEMVKAKLFRLSMEELQCRHGFLERRGLYQTPDKKGQTLILNPRLKDFLLISEETYLSKIAMATQEEFDVFRKLMAREQEEERKQEHGDDDDDDDDDDDDDVDGEEEEEEEEWDKGQNAGYNKKRKQRRES